The Dendropsophus ebraccatus isolate aDenEbr1 chromosome 10, aDenEbr1.pat, whole genome shotgun sequence genome has a segment encoding these proteins:
- the ZBTB26 gene encoding zinc finger and BTB domain-containing protein 26 — MAERSGMLHFELDNHGDSMLGRMNALREQNKFCDVTVHIDDVEVPGHKVVFAAGSPYLRDQFLLSNSQEVHISILQNSEAGKHLLLSCYTGVLEFPDMELVNYLTAASFLQMSHVVERCTQALWKFIKPRQASEGKTEEEEEAQGASEVVEPEEEMEDALQPDSPVATNSDDSSDNDDIQIVKVESIGDMSSDKAKVTQSQFMSSEQTSLHSLEPQHSLINSTVENRAVETDNNPIHNYTVSDNSSDNMGPSPKELYGPSNRILDKTLQWHHQCPKCTRVFRHLENYANHLKMHKLFMCLLCGKTFTQKGNLHRHMRVHAGIKPFQCKICGKTFSQKCSLQDHLNLHSGDKPHKCNYCDMVFAHKPVLRKHLKQLHGKNSFDNAHERSSQDVSLDFDGFASGHDGSEMITQSLHK, encoded by the coding sequence ATGGCTGAGAGAAGTGGCATGCTCCATTTCGAGCTGGACAACCATGGCGACTCCATGCTGGGGAGGATGAATGCGCTGAGGGAGCAGAACAaattctgtgatgtcactgtgcacATTGATGATGTGGAGGTCcctgggcataaggtggtgtttGCAGCTGGCTCGCCTTATTTACGCGACCAGTTCCTCTTAAGTAACTCCCAGGAGGTGCACATCTCCATCCTGCAGAACTCCGAAGCCGGGAAACACCTTCTTCTGTCTTGTTACACCGGTGTTTTGGAGTTCCCAGACATGGAGCTGGTGAACTACCTGACGGCCGCCAGCTTTCTGCAGATGAGTCACGTGGTGGAGCGATGCACACAGGCCTTGTGGAAGTTTATTAAACCCAGGCAGGCATCCGAGGGGAAaaccgaagaagaagaggaagcccAAGGAGCGTCAGAGGTTGTGGAACCTGAGGAAGAAATGGAGGATGCTCTGCAACCAGATTCCCCGGTGGCCACCAACTCTGATGATAGTTCAGATAATGACGACATCCAGATTGTTAAGGTGGAGTCTATAGGTGATATGTCCAGTGACAAAGCCAAAGTAACCCAAAGCCAATTCATGTCTTCTGAGCAGACGTCTCTGCACTCCCTGGAGCCTCAGCACTCCCTCATAAACTCCACTGTAGAAAACCGAGCTGTAGAGACGGACAACAATCCTATACACAACTATACAGTGTCTGACAACAGCAGCGACAATATGGGACCGTCCCCTAAAGAACTCTATGGCCCCAGCAACAGGATATTAGACAAAACTCTGCAGTGGCATCACCAGTGCCCCAAATGTACCCGGGTATTTCGACATTTGGAAAACTACGCCAACCACTTAAAAATGCACAAGCTGTTTATGTGTTTGTTATGCGGGAAAACGTTTACACAGAAGGGCAACCTGCATAGGCACATGCGGGTACACGCTGGCATCAAACCATTCCAGTGTAAGATATGCGGCAAAACGTTCTCGCAGAAATGTTCCTTACAGGACCACCTGAACCTGCATAGCGGGGACAAGCCGCACAAATGCAACTACTGCGATATGGTCTTTGCACACAAACCCGTCTTGCGGAAACATCTAAAGCAGCTGCACGGTAAAAACAGCTTTGACAACGCCCATGAGAGGAGCAGCCAGGACGTCAGCCTGGACTTTGATGGTTTTGCAAGTGGCCATGATGGCAGTGAGATGATAACTCAGAGTCTACATAAGTGA
- the ZBTB6 gene encoding zinc finger and BTB domain-containing protein 6, whose amino-acid sequence MSDSDILHFRFEQQGDVILQKMNILREQNLFCDVSIYINDAEFHGHKVVFAACSTFMRDQFLLNQSRQVRITILQNAEVGQKLLLSCYTGVLEVRKKELLKYLTAASYLQMVHIVERCTEALSRYLQSETCDTDPSKSPTCPTEMEAVKGHDKDCEIIELSEDSQLNLDYQVKKEGSDQVELHSLETEKSDLSSMQMDYKDNDICVFRMGSMSDHENHVDSEQFSQPCTSSKTNMYFSDTQHSMINSTVENRMSDIAPPHFQNFQEGGAPSSGIIPHNLPSPAEGVCSWRHQCPKCPRGFLHLENYLRHLKMHKLFLCLQCGKTFTQKKNLNRHIRGHMGIRPFQCSLCLKTFTAKTTLQDHLNIHSGDRPYKCHCCDMDFKHKSALKKHLSSVHAKAGDKPVLDSITKITIDYD is encoded by the coding sequence ATGTCCGACTCCGACATCCTTCACTTCCGCTTTGAGCAGCAGGGGGACGTCATCCTCCAGAAGATGAATATCCTCCGAGAGCAGAATCTGTTCTGCGACGTGTCCATCTACATCAATGACGCCGAGTTTCACGGACATAAGGTGGTGTTTGCCGCTTGCTCTACCTTCATGAGGGATCAGTTTCTGCTCAACCAGTCCCGGCAGGTGCGTATCACTATATTGCAGAATGCAGAAGTCGGCCAAAAACTGCTCCTGTCCTGTTACACCGGGGTCCTGGAGGTGAGAAAGAAAGAGCTTCTGAAGTATCTGACAGCGGCCAGCTACCTGCAGATGGTTCACATTGTGGAGAGGTGTACGGAAGCTCTGTCCCGCTACCTGCAGAGCGAGACCTGCGACACGGATCCAAGCAAGAGCCCTACGTGTCCTACAGAGATGGAGGCTGTGAAGGGTCACGATAAGGACTGTGAGATCATTGAACTATCAGAAGACAGTCAGCTCAATCTGGATTACCAGGTGAAGAAGGAAGGAAGTGATCAGGTGGAGCTGCACAGCTTAGAGACTGAAAAGAGCGACCTGTCCTCTATGCAAATGGACTACAAAGACAACGACATCTGTGTCTTCAGAATGGGCTCCATGTCTGACCATGAGAACCACGTGGACAGTGAGCAGTTCTCTCAGCCTTGTACGTCCTCGAAGACCAATATGTATTTCTCCGACACCCAGCACTCCATGATCAACTCCACTGTGGAGAACCGCATGAGTGATATAGCCCCCCCTCACTTTCAGAACTTTCAGGAAGGAGGGGCTCCATCATCCGGCATCATACCGCACAATCTCCCCAGTCCTGCCGAAGGAGTCTGCTCCTGGAGGCATCAGTGCCCCAAGTGCCCTCGCGGCTTTCTACACTTGGAGAACTACCTGCGCCACTTGAAGATGCATAAACTTTTCCTGTGCTTGCAGTGCGGAAAAACCTTCACCCAGAAGAAGAACCTGAACAGACACATCCGTGGACATATGGGTATCAGGCCATTTCAGTGCTCTTTATGTCTGAAAACATTTACTGCCAAGACTACCTTGCAAGACCACCTGAATATCCACAGTGGGGACCGTCCCTACAAGTGTCATTGCTGCGACATGGATTTTAAGCACAAGTCGGCCCTGAAAAAACATCTCAGCTCAGTGCATGCAAAGGCTGGGGATAAGCCGGTGCTGGACTCCATTACAAAAATCACCATAGACTATGATTAG